Proteins encoded in a region of the Macaca mulatta isolate MMU2019108-1 chromosome X, T2T-MMU8v2.0, whole genome shotgun sequence genome:
- the LOC696198 gene encoding putative MAGE domain-containing protein MAGEA13P: MPHSLKSQHCKLEQGLQVPKDAQGLVGVQAPEAEKVNHTASSSSSTLIQGTLEKVCASRTPGTPQSSQKVCFSCTTIKATPWNQSDGSSRSQEKKDPGASQALPEPESLLGSMLEKKVDELVKFLSVKYTTKQPITEAEMLKSVIKEHKDHFPLIFMPAHECMEIVFGIDMKEVDPISQSYVLLKSLDLTYDGRLSDDQGMPKTSLLILIFGVIFMEANCASEEKIWEVLNIIGVYAGWKDFIYGEPRKLTTRDLVQEKYLECCQVPNSDPPRYKCRWSPRAHAETTKIKVLEFFSRVRGNDASSFPLLYEKAFKR, encoded by the coding sequence ATGCCTCACAGCCTAAAGAGTCAGCACTGCAAGCTTGAGCAAGGGCTTCAGGTCCCCAAAGACGCACAGGGCCTTGTGGGTGTGCAGGCTCCTGAAGCTGAGAAGGTGAATCACAcagcctcctcctcttcctctactCTGATCCAGGGCACCTTGGAGAAGGTGTGTGCTTCTCGAACACCTGGTACTCCCCAGAGTTCTCAGAAAGTCTGCTTCTCCTGCACTACTATCAAAGCCACTCCTTGGAATCAATCTGATGGGAGTTCCAGAAGCCAGGAAAAGAAGGATCCAGGTGCCTCCCAGGCCCTGCCAGAGCCCGAGTCCTTGCTTGGTAGCATGCTGGAGAAGAAGGTGGATGAGTTGGTGAAATTCCTGAGTGTCAAGTATACAACAAAACAGCCCATCACAGAAGCAGAAATGCTGAAGAGTGTCATCAAAGAGCACAAGGATCACTTCCCTCTGATCTTTATGCCAGCCCATGAATGCATGGAGATTGTCTTTGGCATTGACATGAAGGAAGTGGACCCCATCAGCCAGTCCTATGTGCTCCTCAAATCACTAGACCTCACCTACGACGGGAGGCTGAGTGATGACCAGGGAATGCCCAAGACCAGCCTCCTGATTCTTATCTTTGGTGTGATCTTCATGGAGGCCAACTGTGCCTCTGAAGAGAAGATTTGGGAAGTGCTGAATATTATTGGGGTGTATGCTGGGTGGAAGGATTTCATCTATGGGGAGCCCAGGAAGCTCACCACCAGAGATTTGGTGCAGGAAAAATACCTGGAGTGCTGTCAGGTACCCAACAGTGATCCTCCAAGATATAAATGCCGGTGGAGCCCAAGAGCTCATGCTGAAACCACCAAGATAAAAGTCCTGGAGTTTTTCTCCAGAGTCCGTGGAAATGATGCCAGTTCCTTTCCACTCCTGTATGAGAAAGCTTTTAAGAGATGA